A genomic region of Pseudoalteromonas piscicida contains the following coding sequences:
- a CDS encoding NADH:ubiquinone reductase (Na(+)-transporting) subunit D, which yields MANAKEMKEVLFGPVFANNPIALQVLGICSALAVTSSLKNALIMSIALTLVTAFSSLFISMIRNHIPSSVRIIVQMTIIASLVIVVDQVLQAVVYSTAKELSTFIGLIITNCIVMGRAEAYAMKSPPTMSFLDGIGNGLGYSVVLLTVGFIRELFGAGTLFGVEILPLISEGGWYQPMGLLVMPFSSFFIVGAFIWALRTWKKEQVEAKA from the coding sequence ATGGCTAATGCAAAAGAAATGAAGGAAGTCTTGTTTGGTCCTGTTTTTGCAAACAACCCGATTGCACTGCAAGTGTTGGGGATCTGTTCTGCACTAGCGGTAACTTCAAGCCTTAAAAATGCACTTATCATGTCAATCGCGTTGACATTGGTTACTGCGTTTTCAAGTTTATTTATCTCAATGATCCGTAACCACATTCCTTCAAGTGTGCGTATCATTGTACAAATGACGATTATTGCATCATTAGTAATCGTTGTAGACCAAGTGCTTCAAGCGGTTGTTTACTCAACAGCAAAAGAACTATCAACGTTCATCGGCCTTATCATTACTAACTGTATCGTAATGGGTCGTGCAGAAGCATACGCAATGAAGTCACCACCAACAATGTCGTTCCTTGACGGTATTGGTAACGGCTTAGGTTACTCTGTTGTACTTCTAACAGTTGGCTTTATCCGTGAGCTATTCGGTGCGGGTACATTGTTTGGCGTTGAAATCTTACCACTTATCTCTGAAGGTGGTTGGTATCAGCCTATGGGTCTACTAGTTATGCCATTCAGTTCGTTCTTCATCGTAGGTGCATTTATTTGGGCACTACGTACTTGGAAGAAAGAGCAAGTAGAAGCGAAGGCATAA
- the nqrE gene encoding NADH:ubiquinone reductase (Na(+)-transporting) subunit E, translating into MEQYINLFIKAVFIENLALSFFLGMCTFLAVSKKVTTSLGLGIAVVVVLGISVPVNNLVYHAVLAPGALEWLGFPEVDLSFLRFLTFIGVIAALVQILEMTLDKFFPALYNALGIFLPLITVNCAIFGAVSFMVERNLNFGESVVYGLGSGVGWALAIVLLAGIREKMKYADVPDGLRGLGITFVTVGLMGFGFMSFSGISL; encoded by the coding sequence ATGGAACAATATATCAATTTATTTATAAAAGCAGTTTTCATTGAAAACTTAGCTTTGTCTTTCTTCTTAGGTATGTGTACTTTCTTGGCGGTATCTAAGAAAGTAACAACGTCGCTAGGTCTAGGTATTGCGGTAGTTGTAGTTCTTGGTATCTCTGTACCAGTAAACAACTTGGTTTATCATGCAGTGCTAGCGCCGGGCGCATTGGAATGGTTAGGCTTCCCTGAAGTGGATCTTAGCTTCCTACGCTTCTTGACGTTTATCGGTGTAATCGCAGCGCTTGTGCAAATTCTAGAAATGACATTGGACAAGTTCTTCCCTGCGCTATATAACGCACTAGGTATCTTCCTACCGCTAATCACAGTTAACTGTGCGATTTTCGGTGCGGTATCATTCATGGTTGAGCGTAACTTAAACTTCGGTGAATCTGTAGTTTATGGTCTAGGTTCAGGTGTGGGCTGGGCACTTGCTATCGTATTGTTAGCAGGTATTCGTGAGAAGATGAAGTATGCAGACGTTCCTGATGGTTTACGTGGCTTAGGTATTACCTTTGTTACTGTAGGTCTAATGGGCTTTGGCTTCATGTCATTCTCTGGTATTTCACTGTAA